From a region of the Mycolicibacterium sp. MU0050 genome:
- a CDS encoding GNAT family N-acetyltransferase, with translation MAELITQRADHLSGLSVFADCFGADLYGLAMSLEPLRLQSGEVLMRQGDTSHFFAILATGSVAIRHEGDNGTAIDMTVPAGEIVGEIAMLKNQPRVASVTATTEVTGWRGGDDAFAELIQLPGVLQKLVRTARQRLAAFLTPIPVGMRDGTDLLLRPALPGDKKIASQPHIGFSAETLYRRFMSFREPNQELLSYLFEIDYVDHFVWVITDETDEVVGDARFVRDEANGTTAEIAFIVADEYQGRGVGSFLMKAVAIAAGVAGVEYLTARVLSENLSMRRILDRYGAHWEREDLGVVMTVLPVPERKRIKLPQDLADQIAVVARQAIQAVG, from the coding sequence GTGGCCGAACTGATCACTCAGCGCGCCGATCATCTGTCGGGTTTGTCGGTCTTCGCCGACTGCTTCGGGGCGGACCTCTACGGGCTCGCCATGAGTCTTGAACCCCTGCGCCTGCAGTCGGGGGAAGTGCTGATGCGCCAGGGCGACACGTCGCACTTCTTCGCCATCCTGGCCACGGGATCCGTCGCGATCCGTCACGAGGGCGACAACGGCACGGCCATCGACATGACGGTGCCGGCCGGCGAGATCGTCGGTGAAATCGCCATGCTCAAGAACCAGCCCAGGGTGGCGTCGGTCACGGCGACCACCGAGGTGACGGGGTGGCGCGGCGGAGACGATGCCTTCGCCGAACTGATCCAACTACCCGGTGTGCTGCAAAAGCTGGTCCGCACGGCTCGGCAGCGATTGGCGGCATTCCTGACACCCATCCCCGTCGGAATGCGCGACGGGACCGATCTGCTGCTGCGGCCCGCGCTGCCGGGAGACAAGAAGATCGCGTCGCAGCCCCACATCGGGTTCTCCGCCGAGACGTTGTACCGCCGCTTCATGTCCTTTCGCGAACCGAATCAAGAGTTGCTGAGCTACCTGTTCGAGATCGACTATGTCGACCACTTCGTGTGGGTGATCACCGACGAAACCGACGAGGTGGTGGGCGACGCCCGATTCGTCCGGGACGAGGCCAATGGCACCACCGCCGAGATCGCCTTCATCGTCGCCGACGAGTACCAGGGGAGGGGGGTGGGCTCCTTCCTGATGAAGGCGGTGGCGATTGCGGCCGGCGTCGCCGGCGTGGAGTACCTCACCGCACGGGTGTTGAGTGAGAACCTGTCGATGCGCCGAATCCTCGACCGGTACGGCGCGCACTGGGAGCGGGAGGACCTGGGAGTGGTGATGACCGTGCTGCCGGTACCGGAGCGCAAACGCATCAAGTTGCCGCAGGACCTGGCGGACCAGATCGCCGTGGTGGCGCGCCAGGCCATTCAGGCGGTGGGGTGA
- the glpR gene encoding gephyrin-like molybdotransferase receptor GlpR yields the protein MPSIPQSLLWISLVVLWLFVLVPMLVNKRDAVKRTSDVALATRVLNTGRTARLIKRGRPAAGHASDPDWQHDADLNDDLDDYDDDATGPVVVTGKPARGRTMAVVTSVAEEGGPDYLDVDVVEEDSGALPVGKLKGDALQTEELPLEFAAASTEPEPAAGPEPVVAAEPAVEPVAEPAAEPEPAVAAAEPAAEPVAEPVAEEPAAEAEPQAEEEEFAEFEGARNEYEYVEDTSGLEAEAEPATAAVPLSRDRRYHSKTAAAVSERKYRFRKNTLSVMAGMLVVSAAAAFLLSPVNWWVFAAVATMTVLYLAYLRRQTRIEERLRRRRMQRMARSRLGVENTQDRDLDVVPARLRQPGAAVLEIDDEDPEFEHLDYVPFAREFDLPRAAGQ from the coding sequence ATGCCAAGCATCCCCCAATCTCTGCTGTGGATTTCGCTCGTGGTGCTCTGGCTGTTCGTGCTGGTGCCCATGCTCGTGAACAAGCGCGACGCCGTGAAGCGCACCAGCGATGTCGCGCTGGCCACCCGTGTGCTCAACACCGGCCGCACCGCGCGGCTGATCAAGCGCGGGCGCCCCGCGGCGGGCCACGCCAGCGACCCCGACTGGCAACACGACGCCGACCTGAACGACGACCTCGACGATTACGACGACGACGCGACGGGCCCGGTGGTGGTGACGGGCAAGCCGGCGCGCGGTCGGACGATGGCCGTGGTGACCTCGGTGGCCGAAGAGGGGGGGCCGGACTACCTCGATGTCGACGTCGTCGAGGAGGATTCCGGGGCCCTGCCGGTGGGCAAGCTCAAGGGCGACGCTCTGCAGACCGAGGAGCTGCCCCTCGAATTCGCCGCCGCCTCAACCGAACCCGAACCGGCGGCCGGGCCCGAGCCCGTCGTCGCCGCCGAACCTGCCGTCGAGCCCGTCGCCGAACCTGCCGCGGAGCCGGAGCCCGCCGTCGCAGCGGCCGAACCCGCGGCCGAGCCGGTGGCCGAACCGGTGGCCGAAGAGCCCGCCGCCGAGGCCGAGCCGCAGGCCGAAGAGGAAGAGTTCGCCGAATTCGAGGGCGCCCGAAACGAATACGAGTACGTCGAGGACACCTCGGGTCTGGAGGCCGAGGCCGAACCCGCGACGGCGGCGGTCCCGTTGTCGCGCGATCGGCGTTATCACTCCAAGACCGCCGCCGCGGTCTCCGAGCGCAAGTACCGGTTCCGCAAGAACACCCTGTCGGTCATGGCCGGCATGCTCGTGGTGTCCGCCGCGGCGGCGTTCCTGCTGTCGCCGGTGAACTGGTGGGTGTTCGCGGCCGTGGCCACGATGACCGTCCTGTACCTGGCCTACCTGCGTCGCCAGACGCGGATTGAGGAGCGGCTGCGTCGGCGGCGGATGCAGCGGATGGCGCGCTCGCGACTTGGCGTCGAGAACACCCAGGATCGTGACCTCGACGTAGTGCCGGCCCGGTTGCGCCAGCCCGGAGCCGCGGTGCTGGAGATCGACGACGAGGATCCCGAGTTCGAGCACCTGGACTACGTGCCGTTCGCCCGGGAATTCGACCTGCCCCGCGCGGCGGGTCAGTGA
- a CDS encoding GNAT family protein: MSVGPLRVPAGLVRLRPIRMRDAAAWSRIRIADRAFLEPWEPSAEVDWVARHALSAWPSVCSALRGEARRGRILPYVIELDGRFVGQLTIGNVTHGALRSAWIGYWVHSEVTGRGVATAALALGLDHCFGPVRLHRVEATVRPENVASRSVLGKVGFREEGLLRRYLDVDGDWRDHLLVAITVEEVPGSAAAALVRAGRARWA, from the coding sequence TGCGCCCGATCCGGATGCGCGATGCGGCCGCCTGGAGCCGGATCCGGATCGCCGACCGGGCGTTCCTCGAGCCGTGGGAGCCCTCGGCCGAGGTCGATTGGGTTGCCCGGCATGCGCTTTCGGCGTGGCCATCGGTGTGCTCGGCGTTGCGCGGGGAGGCCCGCCGCGGCCGCATCCTGCCCTACGTCATCGAACTGGACGGGCGCTTCGTCGGGCAGCTGACCATCGGCAACGTCACCCACGGTGCCCTGCGCTCGGCGTGGATCGGTTACTGGGTGCACAGCGAGGTGACCGGTCGCGGGGTGGCGACGGCCGCCCTGGCGCTGGGGCTCGATCACTGCTTCGGCCCGGTGCGTCTGCACCGGGTGGAGGCCACTGTGCGGCCGGAGAACGTCGCCAGCCGGTCCGTGCTGGGGAAGGTCGGCTTCCGCGAGGAGGGGCTGCTGCGGCGATATCTGGACGTCGACGGGGACTGGCGCGATCATCTGCTGGTGGCGATCACCGTGGAGGAGGTGCCCGGCTCGGCGGCGGCGGCCCTGGTGCGGGCGGGCCGGGCGCGCTGGGCGTGA
- a CDS encoding TetR/AcrR family transcriptional regulator, with product MTTTDSGRRRLGTTPRTPAQKRVLVAALELIAEHGVSGTSLQMIADAMGVTKAAVYHQFKTKDEIVVGVTEMELATLEDAVAAAKAESDPARARKVLLTQVVDMAVARRPWVRTLQNDPIIIRLLGEHEPFRDFISELFGVLQGDEDSTTARVSAALFSGAIGGAIINPLLDDIDDATLRAALMQFTTRMMNLPD from the coding sequence GTGACCACCACGGATTCTGGTCGGCGCCGGCTCGGCACCACCCCCCGCACCCCGGCCCAGAAGCGGGTCCTCGTCGCGGCTCTGGAGCTGATTGCCGAGCACGGCGTCAGCGGCACCTCGCTGCAGATGATCGCCGACGCCATGGGGGTGACCAAGGCCGCGGTGTACCACCAGTTCAAGACCAAGGACGAGATCGTCGTCGGCGTCACCGAGATGGAATTGGCCACGCTGGAGGACGCTGTGGCGGCCGCCAAGGCGGAGTCGGATCCGGCGCGCGCGCGCAAGGTGCTCCTGACTCAGGTCGTGGATATGGCCGTGGCGCGACGGCCGTGGGTGCGGACGCTGCAGAACGACCCGATCATCATCCGGCTGCTCGGCGAGCACGAGCCGTTCCGCGACTTCATCAGCGAGCTGTTCGGGGTGCTGCAGGGCGACGAGGACAGCACCACGGCACGGGTGTCAGCGGCGCTGTTCTCCGGCGCCATCGGCGGCGCGATCATCAACCCCCTGCTCGACGACATCGACGACGCCACCTTGCGTGCCGCGCTGATGCAGTTCACCACCCGGATGATGAACCTCCCGGACTGA
- a CDS encoding shikimate 5-dehydrogenase — translation MPRPPLNKDTTMCISLAAHPSNIGTRFHNYLYEELGLDFLYKAFTTNDIAAAIAGVRALGIRGASVSMPFKQDVLDLVDQVEPSARAINAVNTVVNDGGVLTASNTDYLAVQQLIDAHGLAPDATVLLHGSGGMASAVGTAFRDKGFQNGVVIARNPEAGPALAERLGYRWRPHVGGATGSIIVNATPVGMAGAADEGSSPFEASVVEAADTVFDVVAVPSETPLIASGRAAGKRVITGAEVIALQAAEQFERYTGVRPSEEQVAAAAAFSRAQ, via the coding sequence ATGCCGCGCCCGCCTCTGAACAAGGACACCACGATGTGTATTTCGTTGGCGGCGCACCCGAGCAACATCGGCACCCGCTTCCACAACTACCTCTACGAGGAGCTCGGGCTGGACTTCCTGTACAAGGCGTTCACCACCAACGACATCGCCGCCGCGATCGCGGGCGTCCGCGCGCTGGGGATCCGGGGCGCCTCGGTGTCGATGCCGTTCAAGCAGGACGTCCTCGACCTGGTCGATCAGGTGGAGCCGTCCGCGCGTGCGATCAACGCGGTCAACACCGTCGTCAACGACGGCGGGGTGCTGACCGCCTCGAATACCGACTATCTTGCCGTCCAGCAGTTGATAGACGCGCACGGCCTGGCGCCCGATGCGACCGTCCTGCTCCACGGCAGCGGCGGCATGGCCAGCGCGGTGGGAACCGCATTTCGGGACAAGGGATTCCAGAATGGGGTGGTGATCGCCCGCAACCCGGAGGCGGGACCGGCGCTGGCGGAGCGGCTCGGCTATCGGTGGCGCCCACATGTCGGAGGGGCCACCGGGTCGATCATCGTCAACGCCACCCCGGTGGGAATGGCCGGGGCGGCAGACGAGGGCTCCAGCCCCTTCGAGGCATCTGTTGTCGAGGCGGCGGACACCGTGTTCGACGTGGTGGCGGTGCCGTCGGAAACCCCGCTGATCGCCAGCGGGCGGGCGGCCGGCAAGCGGGTGATCACGGGGGCGGAGGTGATCGCCCTGCAGGCCGCCGAGCAGTTCGAGCGCTACACCGGGGTGCGGCCGTCGGAAGAGCAGGTGG